Genomic window (Dehalobacter sp. 12DCB1):
GTCATTGAATATTTGTTTAATAGGGAGTTGCAACAATGAGGGTCGAGCCGTTTGTTCTGTTATAGAGCAAATGGCTTTTTTGCATGAAAGGAGGAAATTTAAGTGTCAAAAGTAATTGCCTTGGCCAATCAAAAAGGTGGCACTGGAAAAACGACGACAGCAGTCAATCTGGGCATCGGACTTGCCAGGCAAGGAAAAAAAGTATTACTGGTGGACTCGGACGCACAGGGCAATCTGACGGATTCTTTAGGCTATCAAGAGCCAGACAATCTTCCTGTTTCATTGGCCAGCGTCCTAACCAAAATCATGACGGAGGAACCGTATGAACCTGATGAGGGTATCCTTCACCATGCAGAAGGCGTAGACCTGATGCCGGGAAACATTGAACTGTCTGCTATTGAGGTGTCGCTGGTCAACACCATGAGCCGGGAAACGATACTCCGCACATATATCAACACGGTCAAAGACAGGTATGATTATGTGCTAATAGATTGCATGCCCTCTCTTGGCATGATGACTATCAACGCCCTTGCAGCCGCAGACAGCGTAATCATTCCCGTCCAGGCCCACTATTTGCCCGCTAAAGGAATGACACAGCTTTTACAGACCATTGCCAGGGTGAGAAGGCAAATCAATCCCAGGCTTACCATTGACGGTGTGTTGCTAACAATGATGGATAACCGCACCAATTTCGCAAAGGATATTTCCTTTGTCCTGCGGCGGGACTACGGCGACAAACTGCGAGTCTTTCAAACAGAAATTCCCCTGTCCATCCGGGCGGCTGAAACAAGCGCGCAGGGAAAAAGCATTTATGCGTTCGATCCGCACGGAATAGCTGCCAGAGCCTATCAAGCCTTTACGAAGGAGGTGCAGGACATTGACGAAAAACGACGTGCGAAGCAGCATCAAGCTGACCTCAGTAGATGAATTATTTACCACGGAGGAAAACCGTGCAGATAGTCAGCGGGAAAAGGTTCTGGATATTTCTCTGTCGGAAATCAGTGATTTTCCAAGCCATCCTTTTAAAGTAAAAGCGGATGAAGCTATGCTGGAAATGGCAGACAGCGTAACGCAGTACGGCGTTTTAGTTCCCGGTCTTGTGCGCCCCAAACCGGACGGCGGCTATGAAATGGTAGCCGGTCACCGCCGCAAAAAAGCAAGCGAACTTGCGGGCAAGAAAACAATGCCTTGTATTGTCCGCGAATTGGACGACGATGAAGCCACAATTATTATGGTTGACAGCAACTTGCAACGGGAGAGCATTTTGCCAAGTGAAAAAGCTTTTGCCTACAGAATGAAGTTGGAAGCCATGAAACGACAGGGACAAAGAACAGATTTAACTTCTCGACCAGTGGTCGAGAAGTCTGTAAGTGCAGATATACTAGGTGAAAACACAGGAGAAAGTGGGAGACAAATACAAAGGTATATTCGACTCACAGAACTTATTCCTTCTATATTGCAAATGGTTGATGATAATCAGGTTGCTTTTCGTCCCGCTGTGGAGCTTTCCTACCTGTCCGAAAATGAACAGCAGGACCTTTACAATACCATACAGTCGGAGGACTGCACCCCTTCCCTGTCACAAGCACAGCGGCTGAAGAAGTTCAGCCAGGATGGCAGACTTAACATTGACGTTATCTATTCCATTCTATCGGAAGAAAAGCCCAATCAAAAAGAAAGATTCCATATTCAGCGTGACCGTATCGACCGCTATTTTCCTAAAAACTTTACCGAAAAACAAAAGGAGGAGTTAGTTGTCCAGCTTCTGGAAAGCTGGTTCAAGAAGCGCCATCGGGAGCAGCAGGAACGATGAAACAGGTTACTACAGCTGCATAAAAATAATCATTTTGCTCTTAAATCAGTAGGAGCATTTTTTATTGTCCTTTTTTAAAAGGAGGTGCCTCTATGTACTTTACAGAAGGACAGTTGCGCAAATACGAACGCATTATGCAGGAGAAACCGGAATTTGACCGCGAAAGTATTAGTACTAAAACGGTGGAAGAGCGGGATTGCAAGCACTGTCTTTACTTTGTCAAGCATCACAGTAAATGCAGCAAGAAAAAGTGCATTTTGTTTGAAGCTTAACAACCTTATAGAAATTGTATGCCAAGGGGGTGGTATGTCCATTTGTTTGCAGTCATCGAATTGGGGACTTGCCGTTTCCCCCTCCCCACACCCCTCCCCTCAAAATTTACCAGCCGAAAAAGAAATACTCTTGGTCTGGTAAACCACTAAATTGATCCCAGAAAGGAACCTTTTTATGAAACAGACAGCAGAAAAGAAGCCGAAAGTCTTTCGTACCCTTATTCGCCAGGTTCATACGGGCAATAAAAAGATACAGAAGGATAACAAAGTTCAGGCTACTGAGAAGGAGCGAAAAAACCAACCGCCCTTCTTTTTCGGCCTGTAATGGTGCTCTCTA
Coding sequences:
- a CDS encoding AAA family ATPase, which translates into the protein MSKVIALANQKGGTGKTTTAVNLGIGLARQGKKVLLVDSDAQGNLTDSLGYQEPDNLPVSLASVLTKIMTEEPYEPDEGILHHAEGVDLMPGNIELSAIEVSLVNTMSRETILRTYINTVKDRYDYVLIDCMPSLGMMTINALAAADSVIIPVQAHYLPAKGMTQLLQTIARVRRQINPRLTIDGVLLTMMDNRTNFAKDISFVLRRDYGDKLRVFQTEIPLSIRAAETSAQGKSIYAFDPHGIAARAYQAFTKEVQDIDEKRRAKQHQADLSR
- a CDS encoding ParB/RepB/Spo0J family partition protein; the encoded protein is MRSSIKLTSVDELFTTEENRADSQREKVLDISLSEISDFPSHPFKVKADEAMLEMADSVTQYGVLVPGLVRPKPDGGYEMVAGHRRKKASELAGKKTMPCIVRELDDDEATIIMVDSNLQRESILPSEKAFAYRMKLEAMKRQGQRTDLTSRPVVEKSVSADILGENTGESGRQIQRYIRLTELIPSILQMVDDNQVAFRPAVELSYLSENEQQDLYNTIQSEDCTPSLSQAQRLKKFSQDGRLNIDVIYSILSEEKPNQKERFHIQRDRIDRYFPKNFTEKQKEELVVQLLESWFKKRHREQQER